The following proteins are encoded in a genomic region of Nicotiana sylvestris chromosome 4, ASM39365v2, whole genome shotgun sequence:
- the LOC104243519 gene encoding kinetochore-associated protein KNL-2 homolog isoform X7, which translates to MMLEASNWLLKVSLVRNTVREMFFYMDCFPSCIHKLLEPFLEGRPDDRLFTSAAITKRHDTVTLVTVDGITILVSGLINRARTLQNGFSSEVCNQFLIGFPYNWKESAALPFGESTNEDTAFGLPGFSESKASADRTSSSFSMPIDHLTATVLRDILISSAGNLEGGMLRNSIFREIVQKYGTNAFNIGEASCLNQKSSNQVTTEDPSLNESPIQKMKAKTNWKQEDSCTPDAKSGKEDFQQATPEDIPEKSVLSRMLHKSGDNASILGENSCLNQKSGTQLISRSLLLDETAYQKKKAAANLKNEDDNHVPDAQSRKEVLQKCNDESGAGIDNNSSSSNPFTRSKDTLYKKITVNQKEEEKRDVHKVEFLLGDFEILNHATSSNNGPLTRSRAQKQV; encoded by the exons ATGATGCTGGAGGCAAGCAATTGGCTGTTGAAGGTTTCACTT GTAAGAAACACGGTTCGAGAAATGTTCTTTTACATGGATTGTTTTCCAAGTTGCATTCATAAGCTTTTAGAACCTTTTCTGGAAGG GCGACCAGATGATAGACTTTTCACCTCCGCAGCAATTACAAAGAGGCATGATACTGTCACTTTAGTGACAGTGGATGGCATCACCATTCTTGTTAGCGGTTTAATAAATAGGGCTCGGACTCTTCAAAATGGGTTCTCGTCAGAG GTTTGCAACCAGTTCCTTATTGGATTTCCTTACAACTGGAAAGAATCGGCTGCTCTACCATTTGGAGAATCAACCAATGAAGATACAGCCTTTGGACTTCCTGGTTTCTCGGAGTCAAAGGCATCAGCTGATCGCACAAGTAGCTCCTTCTCTATGCCTATTGATCATCTTACCGCCACTGTTTTACGAGATATCTTAATATCGAGTGCTGGTAATCTAGAAGGTGGGATGCTAAGAAATAGTATTTTTCGTGAAATAGTGCAGAAATATGGCACCAATGCTTTTAATATTGGTGAAGCCTCTTGTTTGAACCAAAAAAGTAGTAATCAGGTCACAACCGAAGATCCTTCTTTGAATGAAAGTCCTATTCAAAAGATGAAAGCTAAAACTAACTGGAAGCAAGAGGATAGCTGTACACCAGATGCAAAATCTGGAAAAGAAGACTTTCAGCAAGCTACTCCGGAGGATATACCAGAAAAGAGTGTTTTGAGTAGAATGCTACATAAAAGTGGTGACAATGCTTCTATCCTTGGTGAAAATTCTTGTTTGAACCAAAAAAGTGGTACTCAACTCATAAGCAGAAGTCTTTTACTGGATGAAACTGCTTATCAAAAGAAGAAAGCTGCAGCTAATTTGAAGAATGAAGATGATAACCATGTGCCCGATGCACAAAGTAGAAAAGAAGTGCTTCAGAAATGTAATGATGAGAGTGGAGCTGGCATTGATAACAATAGCTCAAGTAGCAATCCTTTCACAAGAAGTAAAGATACCCTATATAAGAAAATCACAGTTAACcagaaggaagaagaaaagagagatgTGCATAAAGTAGAATTTTTACTAGGAGATTTTGAGATACTTAACCATGCCACTAGCTCGAATAATGGTCCATTGACAAGAAGTAGAGCTCAAAAACAAGTTTAA
- the LOC104243519 gene encoding kinetochore-associated protein KNL-2 homolog isoform X2, translating to MEEPNSPVSNQSPRSSTSSSSFLREVHLYDWWLTKAEDDAGGKQLAVEGFTYDMWISKFCFDCLSSSHANSYDLFHVFSIDQVRNTVREMFFYMDCFPSCIHKLLEPFLEGRPDDRLFTSAAITKRHDTVTLVTVDGITILVSGLINRARTLQNGFSSEVCNQFLIGFPYNWKESAALPFGESTNEDTAFGLPGFSESKASADRTSSSFSMPIDHLTATVLRDILISSAGNLEGGMLRNSIFREIVQKYGTNAFNIGEASCLNQKSSNQVTTEDPSLNESPIQKMKAKTNWKQEDSCTPDAKSGKEDFQQATPEDIPEKSVLSRMLHKSGDNASILGENSCLNQKSGTQLISRSLLLDETAYQKKKAAANLKNEDDNHVPDAQSRKEVLQKCNDESGAGIDNNSSSSNPFTRSKDTLYKKITVNQKEEEKRDVHKVEFLLGDFEILNHATSSNNGPLTRSRAQKQV from the exons ATGGAGGAACCAAATAGTCCTGTCTCTAATCAGTCTCCTCGCAGCTCCACCTCCTCTTCTTCCTTCCTCAGAGAA GTTCACTTATACGATTGGTGGTTGACTAAAGCCGAGGATGATGCTGGAGGCAAGCAATTGGCTGTTGAAGGTTTCACTT ATGATATGTGGATTTCAAAGTTTTGCTTTGATTGTCTCTCAAGTAGCCACGCAAATTCTTATGATCTTTTCCATGTTTTTTCCATTGATCAGGTAAGAAACACGGTTCGAGAAATGTTCTTTTACATGGATTGTTTTCCAAGTTGCATTCATAAGCTTTTAGAACCTTTTCTGGAAGG GCGACCAGATGATAGACTTTTCACCTCCGCAGCAATTACAAAGAGGCATGATACTGTCACTTTAGTGACAGTGGATGGCATCACCATTCTTGTTAGCGGTTTAATAAATAGGGCTCGGACTCTTCAAAATGGGTTCTCGTCAGAG GTTTGCAACCAGTTCCTTATTGGATTTCCTTACAACTGGAAAGAATCGGCTGCTCTACCATTTGGAGAATCAACCAATGAAGATACAGCCTTTGGACTTCCTGGTTTCTCGGAGTCAAAGGCATCAGCTGATCGCACAAGTAGCTCCTTCTCTATGCCTATTGATCATCTTACCGCCACTGTTTTACGAGATATCTTAATATCGAGTGCTGGTAATCTAGAAGGTGGGATGCTAAGAAATAGTATTTTTCGTGAAATAGTGCAGAAATATGGCACCAATGCTTTTAATATTGGTGAAGCCTCTTGTTTGAACCAAAAAAGTAGTAATCAGGTCACAACCGAAGATCCTTCTTTGAATGAAAGTCCTATTCAAAAGATGAAAGCTAAAACTAACTGGAAGCAAGAGGATAGCTGTACACCAGATGCAAAATCTGGAAAAGAAGACTTTCAGCAAGCTACTCCGGAGGATATACCAGAAAAGAGTGTTTTGAGTAGAATGCTACATAAAAGTGGTGACAATGCTTCTATCCTTGGTGAAAATTCTTGTTTGAACCAAAAAAGTGGTACTCAACTCATAAGCAGAAGTCTTTTACTGGATGAAACTGCTTATCAAAAGAAGAAAGCTGCAGCTAATTTGAAGAATGAAGATGATAACCATGTGCCCGATGCACAAAGTAGAAAAGAAGTGCTTCAGAAATGTAATGATGAGAGTGGAGCTGGCATTGATAACAATAGCTCAAGTAGCAATCCTTTCACAAGAAGTAAAGATACCCTATATAAGAAAATCACAGTTAACcagaaggaagaagaaaagagagatgTGCATAAAGTAGAATTTTTACTAGGAGATTTTGAGATACTTAACCATGCCACTAGCTCGAATAATGGTCCATTGACAAGAAGTAGAGCTCAAAAACAAGTTTAA
- the LOC104243519 gene encoding kinetochore-associated protein KNL-2 homolog isoform X6: MMLEASNWLLKVSLMICGFQSFALIVSQVATQILMIFSMFFPLIRRPDDRLFTSAAITKRHDTVTLVTVDGITILVSGLINRARTLQNGFSSEVCNQFLIGFPYNWKESAALPFGESTNEDTAFGLPGFSESKASADRTSSSFSMPIDHLTATVLRDILISSAGNLEGGMLRNSIFREIVQKYGTNAFNIGEASCLNQKSSNQVTTEDPSLNESPIQKMKAKTNWKQEDSCTPDAKSGKEDFQQATPEDIPEKSVLSRMLHKSGDNASILGENSCLNQKSGTQLISRSLLLDETAYQKKKAAANLKNEDDNHVPDAQSRKEVLQKCNDESGAGIDNNSSSSNPFTRSKDTLYKKITVNQKEEEKRDVHKVEFLLGDFEILNHATSSNNGPLTRSRAQKQV, translated from the exons ATGATGCTGGAGGCAAGCAATTGGCTGTTGAAGGTTTCACTT ATGATATGTGGATTTCAAAGTTTTGCTTTGATTGTCTCTCAAGTAGCCACGCAAATTCTTATGATCTTTTCCATGTTTTTTCCATTGATCAG GCGACCAGATGATAGACTTTTCACCTCCGCAGCAATTACAAAGAGGCATGATACTGTCACTTTAGTGACAGTGGATGGCATCACCATTCTTGTTAGCGGTTTAATAAATAGGGCTCGGACTCTTCAAAATGGGTTCTCGTCAGAG GTTTGCAACCAGTTCCTTATTGGATTTCCTTACAACTGGAAAGAATCGGCTGCTCTACCATTTGGAGAATCAACCAATGAAGATACAGCCTTTGGACTTCCTGGTTTCTCGGAGTCAAAGGCATCAGCTGATCGCACAAGTAGCTCCTTCTCTATGCCTATTGATCATCTTACCGCCACTGTTTTACGAGATATCTTAATATCGAGTGCTGGTAATCTAGAAGGTGGGATGCTAAGAAATAGTATTTTTCGTGAAATAGTGCAGAAATATGGCACCAATGCTTTTAATATTGGTGAAGCCTCTTGTTTGAACCAAAAAAGTAGTAATCAGGTCACAACCGAAGATCCTTCTTTGAATGAAAGTCCTATTCAAAAGATGAAAGCTAAAACTAACTGGAAGCAAGAGGATAGCTGTACACCAGATGCAAAATCTGGAAAAGAAGACTTTCAGCAAGCTACTCCGGAGGATATACCAGAAAAGAGTGTTTTGAGTAGAATGCTACATAAAAGTGGTGACAATGCTTCTATCCTTGGTGAAAATTCTTGTTTGAACCAAAAAAGTGGTACTCAACTCATAAGCAGAAGTCTTTTACTGGATGAAACTGCTTATCAAAAGAAGAAAGCTGCAGCTAATTTGAAGAATGAAGATGATAACCATGTGCCCGATGCACAAAGTAGAAAAGAAGTGCTTCAGAAATGTAATGATGAGAGTGGAGCTGGCATTGATAACAATAGCTCAAGTAGCAATCCTTTCACAAGAAGTAAAGATACCCTATATAAGAAAATCACAGTTAACcagaaggaagaagaaaagagagatgTGCATAAAGTAGAATTTTTACTAGGAGATTTTGAGATACTTAACCATGCCACTAGCTCGAATAATGGTCCATTGACAAGAAGTAGAGCTCAAAAACAAGTTTAA
- the LOC104243519 gene encoding kinetochore-associated protein KNL-2 homolog isoform X1, which yields MEEPNSPVSNQSPRSSTSSSSFLREVHLYDWWLTKAEDDAGGKQLAVEGFTYADDMWISKFCFDCLSSSHANSYDLFHVFSIDQVRNTVREMFFYMDCFPSCIHKLLEPFLEGRPDDRLFTSAAITKRHDTVTLVTVDGITILVSGLINRARTLQNGFSSEVCNQFLIGFPYNWKESAALPFGESTNEDTAFGLPGFSESKASADRTSSSFSMPIDHLTATVLRDILISSAGNLEGGMLRNSIFREIVQKYGTNAFNIGEASCLNQKSSNQVTTEDPSLNESPIQKMKAKTNWKQEDSCTPDAKSGKEDFQQATPEDIPEKSVLSRMLHKSGDNASILGENSCLNQKSGTQLISRSLLLDETAYQKKKAAANLKNEDDNHVPDAQSRKEVLQKCNDESGAGIDNNSSSSNPFTRSKDTLYKKITVNQKEEEKRDVHKVEFLLGDFEILNHATSSNNGPLTRSRAQKQV from the exons ATGGAGGAACCAAATAGTCCTGTCTCTAATCAGTCTCCTCGCAGCTCCACCTCCTCTTCTTCCTTCCTCAGAGAA GTTCACTTATACGATTGGTGGTTGACTAAAGCCGAGGATGATGCTGGAGGCAAGCAATTGGCTGTTGAAGGTTTCACTT ACGCAGATGATATGTGGATTTCAAAGTTTTGCTTTGATTGTCTCTCAAGTAGCCACGCAAATTCTTATGATCTTTTCCATGTTTTTTCCATTGATCAGGTAAGAAACACGGTTCGAGAAATGTTCTTTTACATGGATTGTTTTCCAAGTTGCATTCATAAGCTTTTAGAACCTTTTCTGGAAGG GCGACCAGATGATAGACTTTTCACCTCCGCAGCAATTACAAAGAGGCATGATACTGTCACTTTAGTGACAGTGGATGGCATCACCATTCTTGTTAGCGGTTTAATAAATAGGGCTCGGACTCTTCAAAATGGGTTCTCGTCAGAG GTTTGCAACCAGTTCCTTATTGGATTTCCTTACAACTGGAAAGAATCGGCTGCTCTACCATTTGGAGAATCAACCAATGAAGATACAGCCTTTGGACTTCCTGGTTTCTCGGAGTCAAAGGCATCAGCTGATCGCACAAGTAGCTCCTTCTCTATGCCTATTGATCATCTTACCGCCACTGTTTTACGAGATATCTTAATATCGAGTGCTGGTAATCTAGAAGGTGGGATGCTAAGAAATAGTATTTTTCGTGAAATAGTGCAGAAATATGGCACCAATGCTTTTAATATTGGTGAAGCCTCTTGTTTGAACCAAAAAAGTAGTAATCAGGTCACAACCGAAGATCCTTCTTTGAATGAAAGTCCTATTCAAAAGATGAAAGCTAAAACTAACTGGAAGCAAGAGGATAGCTGTACACCAGATGCAAAATCTGGAAAAGAAGACTTTCAGCAAGCTACTCCGGAGGATATACCAGAAAAGAGTGTTTTGAGTAGAATGCTACATAAAAGTGGTGACAATGCTTCTATCCTTGGTGAAAATTCTTGTTTGAACCAAAAAAGTGGTACTCAACTCATAAGCAGAAGTCTTTTACTGGATGAAACTGCTTATCAAAAGAAGAAAGCTGCAGCTAATTTGAAGAATGAAGATGATAACCATGTGCCCGATGCACAAAGTAGAAAAGAAGTGCTTCAGAAATGTAATGATGAGAGTGGAGCTGGCATTGATAACAATAGCTCAAGTAGCAATCCTTTCACAAGAAGTAAAGATACCCTATATAAGAAAATCACAGTTAACcagaaggaagaagaaaagagagatgTGCATAAAGTAGAATTTTTACTAGGAGATTTTGAGATACTTAACCATGCCACTAGCTCGAATAATGGTCCATTGACAAGAAGTAGAGCTCAAAAACAAGTTTAA
- the LOC104243519 gene encoding kinetochore-associated protein KNL-2 homolog isoform X8 — MICGFQSFALIVSQVATQILMIFSMFFPLIRRPDDRLFTSAAITKRHDTVTLVTVDGITILVSGLINRARTLQNGFSSEVCNQFLIGFPYNWKESAALPFGESTNEDTAFGLPGFSESKASADRTSSSFSMPIDHLTATVLRDILISSAGNLEGGMLRNSIFREIVQKYGTNAFNIGEASCLNQKSSNQVTTEDPSLNESPIQKMKAKTNWKQEDSCTPDAKSGKEDFQQATPEDIPEKSVLSRMLHKSGDNASILGENSCLNQKSGTQLISRSLLLDETAYQKKKAAANLKNEDDNHVPDAQSRKEVLQKCNDESGAGIDNNSSSSNPFTRSKDTLYKKITVNQKEEEKRDVHKVEFLLGDFEILNHATSSNNGPLTRSRAQKQV; from the exons ATGATATGTGGATTTCAAAGTTTTGCTTTGATTGTCTCTCAAGTAGCCACGCAAATTCTTATGATCTTTTCCATGTTTTTTCCATTGATCAG GCGACCAGATGATAGACTTTTCACCTCCGCAGCAATTACAAAGAGGCATGATACTGTCACTTTAGTGACAGTGGATGGCATCACCATTCTTGTTAGCGGTTTAATAAATAGGGCTCGGACTCTTCAAAATGGGTTCTCGTCAGAG GTTTGCAACCAGTTCCTTATTGGATTTCCTTACAACTGGAAAGAATCGGCTGCTCTACCATTTGGAGAATCAACCAATGAAGATACAGCCTTTGGACTTCCTGGTTTCTCGGAGTCAAAGGCATCAGCTGATCGCACAAGTAGCTCCTTCTCTATGCCTATTGATCATCTTACCGCCACTGTTTTACGAGATATCTTAATATCGAGTGCTGGTAATCTAGAAGGTGGGATGCTAAGAAATAGTATTTTTCGTGAAATAGTGCAGAAATATGGCACCAATGCTTTTAATATTGGTGAAGCCTCTTGTTTGAACCAAAAAAGTAGTAATCAGGTCACAACCGAAGATCCTTCTTTGAATGAAAGTCCTATTCAAAAGATGAAAGCTAAAACTAACTGGAAGCAAGAGGATAGCTGTACACCAGATGCAAAATCTGGAAAAGAAGACTTTCAGCAAGCTACTCCGGAGGATATACCAGAAAAGAGTGTTTTGAGTAGAATGCTACATAAAAGTGGTGACAATGCTTCTATCCTTGGTGAAAATTCTTGTTTGAACCAAAAAAGTGGTACTCAACTCATAAGCAGAAGTCTTTTACTGGATGAAACTGCTTATCAAAAGAAGAAAGCTGCAGCTAATTTGAAGAATGAAGATGATAACCATGTGCCCGATGCACAAAGTAGAAAAGAAGTGCTTCAGAAATGTAATGATGAGAGTGGAGCTGGCATTGATAACAATAGCTCAAGTAGCAATCCTTTCACAAGAAGTAAAGATACCCTATATAAGAAAATCACAGTTAACcagaaggaagaagaaaagagagatgTGCATAAAGTAGAATTTTTACTAGGAGATTTTGAGATACTTAACCATGCCACTAGCTCGAATAATGGTCCATTGACAAGAAGTAGAGCTCAAAAACAAGTTTAA
- the LOC104243519 gene encoding kinetochore-associated protein KNL-2 homolog isoform X4 yields the protein MEEPNSPVSNQSPRSSTSSSSFLREVHLYDWWLTKAEDDAGGKQLAVEGFTCKERPDDRLFTSAAITKRHDTVTLVTVDGITILVSGLINRARTLQNGFSSEVCNQFLIGFPYNWKESAALPFGESTNEDTAFGLPGFSESKASADRTSSSFSMPIDHLTATVLRDILISSAGNLEGGMLRNSIFREIVQKYGTNAFNIGEASCLNQKSSNQVTTEDPSLNESPIQKMKAKTNWKQEDSCTPDAKSGKEDFQQATPEDIPEKSVLSRMLHKSGDNASILGENSCLNQKSGTQLISRSLLLDETAYQKKKAAANLKNEDDNHVPDAQSRKEVLQKCNDESGAGIDNNSSSSNPFTRSKDTLYKKITVNQKEEEKRDVHKVEFLLGDFEILNHATSSNNGPLTRSRAQKQV from the exons ATGGAGGAACCAAATAGTCCTGTCTCTAATCAGTCTCCTCGCAGCTCCACCTCCTCTTCTTCCTTCCTCAGAGAA GTTCACTTATACGATTGGTGGTTGACTAAAGCCGAGGATGATGCTGGAGGCAAGCAATTGGCTGTTGAAGGTTTCACTTGTAAAGA GCGACCAGATGATAGACTTTTCACCTCCGCAGCAATTACAAAGAGGCATGATACTGTCACTTTAGTGACAGTGGATGGCATCACCATTCTTGTTAGCGGTTTAATAAATAGGGCTCGGACTCTTCAAAATGGGTTCTCGTCAGAG GTTTGCAACCAGTTCCTTATTGGATTTCCTTACAACTGGAAAGAATCGGCTGCTCTACCATTTGGAGAATCAACCAATGAAGATACAGCCTTTGGACTTCCTGGTTTCTCGGAGTCAAAGGCATCAGCTGATCGCACAAGTAGCTCCTTCTCTATGCCTATTGATCATCTTACCGCCACTGTTTTACGAGATATCTTAATATCGAGTGCTGGTAATCTAGAAGGTGGGATGCTAAGAAATAGTATTTTTCGTGAAATAGTGCAGAAATATGGCACCAATGCTTTTAATATTGGTGAAGCCTCTTGTTTGAACCAAAAAAGTAGTAATCAGGTCACAACCGAAGATCCTTCTTTGAATGAAAGTCCTATTCAAAAGATGAAAGCTAAAACTAACTGGAAGCAAGAGGATAGCTGTACACCAGATGCAAAATCTGGAAAAGAAGACTTTCAGCAAGCTACTCCGGAGGATATACCAGAAAAGAGTGTTTTGAGTAGAATGCTACATAAAAGTGGTGACAATGCTTCTATCCTTGGTGAAAATTCTTGTTTGAACCAAAAAAGTGGTACTCAACTCATAAGCAGAAGTCTTTTACTGGATGAAACTGCTTATCAAAAGAAGAAAGCTGCAGCTAATTTGAAGAATGAAGATGATAACCATGTGCCCGATGCACAAAGTAGAAAAGAAGTGCTTCAGAAATGTAATGATGAGAGTGGAGCTGGCATTGATAACAATAGCTCAAGTAGCAATCCTTTCACAAGAAGTAAAGATACCCTATATAAGAAAATCACAGTTAACcagaaggaagaagaaaagagagatgTGCATAAAGTAGAATTTTTACTAGGAGATTTTGAGATACTTAACCATGCCACTAGCTCGAATAATGGTCCATTGACAAGAAGTAGAGCTCAAAAACAAGTTTAA
- the LOC104243519 gene encoding kinetochore-associated protein KNL-2 homolog isoform X5 — MMLEASNWLLKVSLTQMICGFQSFALIVSQVATQILMIFSMFFPLIRRPDDRLFTSAAITKRHDTVTLVTVDGITILVSGLINRARTLQNGFSSEVCNQFLIGFPYNWKESAALPFGESTNEDTAFGLPGFSESKASADRTSSSFSMPIDHLTATVLRDILISSAGNLEGGMLRNSIFREIVQKYGTNAFNIGEASCLNQKSSNQVTTEDPSLNESPIQKMKAKTNWKQEDSCTPDAKSGKEDFQQATPEDIPEKSVLSRMLHKSGDNASILGENSCLNQKSGTQLISRSLLLDETAYQKKKAAANLKNEDDNHVPDAQSRKEVLQKCNDESGAGIDNNSSSSNPFTRSKDTLYKKITVNQKEEEKRDVHKVEFLLGDFEILNHATSSNNGPLTRSRAQKQV; from the exons ATGATGCTGGAGGCAAGCAATTGGCTGTTGAAGGTTTCACTT ACGCAGATGATATGTGGATTTCAAAGTTTTGCTTTGATTGTCTCTCAAGTAGCCACGCAAATTCTTATGATCTTTTCCATGTTTTTTCCATTGATCAG GCGACCAGATGATAGACTTTTCACCTCCGCAGCAATTACAAAGAGGCATGATACTGTCACTTTAGTGACAGTGGATGGCATCACCATTCTTGTTAGCGGTTTAATAAATAGGGCTCGGACTCTTCAAAATGGGTTCTCGTCAGAG GTTTGCAACCAGTTCCTTATTGGATTTCCTTACAACTGGAAAGAATCGGCTGCTCTACCATTTGGAGAATCAACCAATGAAGATACAGCCTTTGGACTTCCTGGTTTCTCGGAGTCAAAGGCATCAGCTGATCGCACAAGTAGCTCCTTCTCTATGCCTATTGATCATCTTACCGCCACTGTTTTACGAGATATCTTAATATCGAGTGCTGGTAATCTAGAAGGTGGGATGCTAAGAAATAGTATTTTTCGTGAAATAGTGCAGAAATATGGCACCAATGCTTTTAATATTGGTGAAGCCTCTTGTTTGAACCAAAAAAGTAGTAATCAGGTCACAACCGAAGATCCTTCTTTGAATGAAAGTCCTATTCAAAAGATGAAAGCTAAAACTAACTGGAAGCAAGAGGATAGCTGTACACCAGATGCAAAATCTGGAAAAGAAGACTTTCAGCAAGCTACTCCGGAGGATATACCAGAAAAGAGTGTTTTGAGTAGAATGCTACATAAAAGTGGTGACAATGCTTCTATCCTTGGTGAAAATTCTTGTTTGAACCAAAAAAGTGGTACTCAACTCATAAGCAGAAGTCTTTTACTGGATGAAACTGCTTATCAAAAGAAGAAAGCTGCAGCTAATTTGAAGAATGAAGATGATAACCATGTGCCCGATGCACAAAGTAGAAAAGAAGTGCTTCAGAAATGTAATGATGAGAGTGGAGCTGGCATTGATAACAATAGCTCAAGTAGCAATCCTTTCACAAGAAGTAAAGATACCCTATATAAGAAAATCACAGTTAACcagaaggaagaagaaaagagagatgTGCATAAAGTAGAATTTTTACTAGGAGATTTTGAGATACTTAACCATGCCACTAGCTCGAATAATGGTCCATTGACAAGAAGTAGAGCTCAAAAACAAGTTTAA
- the LOC104243519 gene encoding kinetochore-associated protein KNL-2 homolog isoform X3: MMLEASNWLLKVSLVKNDMWISKFCFDCLSSSHANSYDLFHVFSIDQVRNTVREMFFYMDCFPSCIHKLLEPFLEGRPDDRLFTSAAITKRHDTVTLVTVDGITILVSGLINRARTLQNGFSSEVCNQFLIGFPYNWKESAALPFGESTNEDTAFGLPGFSESKASADRTSSSFSMPIDHLTATVLRDILISSAGNLEGGMLRNSIFREIVQKYGTNAFNIGEASCLNQKSSNQVTTEDPSLNESPIQKMKAKTNWKQEDSCTPDAKSGKEDFQQATPEDIPEKSVLSRMLHKSGDNASILGENSCLNQKSGTQLISRSLLLDETAYQKKKAAANLKNEDDNHVPDAQSRKEVLQKCNDESGAGIDNNSSSSNPFTRSKDTLYKKITVNQKEEEKRDVHKVEFLLGDFEILNHATSSNNGPLTRSRAQKQV; encoded by the exons ATGATGCTGGAGGCAAGCAATTGGCTGTTGAAGGTTTCACTTGTAAAGA ATGATATGTGGATTTCAAAGTTTTGCTTTGATTGTCTCTCAAGTAGCCACGCAAATTCTTATGATCTTTTCCATGTTTTTTCCATTGATCAGGTAAGAAACACGGTTCGAGAAATGTTCTTTTACATGGATTGTTTTCCAAGTTGCATTCATAAGCTTTTAGAACCTTTTCTGGAAGG GCGACCAGATGATAGACTTTTCACCTCCGCAGCAATTACAAAGAGGCATGATACTGTCACTTTAGTGACAGTGGATGGCATCACCATTCTTGTTAGCGGTTTAATAAATAGGGCTCGGACTCTTCAAAATGGGTTCTCGTCAGAG GTTTGCAACCAGTTCCTTATTGGATTTCCTTACAACTGGAAAGAATCGGCTGCTCTACCATTTGGAGAATCAACCAATGAAGATACAGCCTTTGGACTTCCTGGTTTCTCGGAGTCAAAGGCATCAGCTGATCGCACAAGTAGCTCCTTCTCTATGCCTATTGATCATCTTACCGCCACTGTTTTACGAGATATCTTAATATCGAGTGCTGGTAATCTAGAAGGTGGGATGCTAAGAAATAGTATTTTTCGTGAAATAGTGCAGAAATATGGCACCAATGCTTTTAATATTGGTGAAGCCTCTTGTTTGAACCAAAAAAGTAGTAATCAGGTCACAACCGAAGATCCTTCTTTGAATGAAAGTCCTATTCAAAAGATGAAAGCTAAAACTAACTGGAAGCAAGAGGATAGCTGTACACCAGATGCAAAATCTGGAAAAGAAGACTTTCAGCAAGCTACTCCGGAGGATATACCAGAAAAGAGTGTTTTGAGTAGAATGCTACATAAAAGTGGTGACAATGCTTCTATCCTTGGTGAAAATTCTTGTTTGAACCAAAAAAGTGGTACTCAACTCATAAGCAGAAGTCTTTTACTGGATGAAACTGCTTATCAAAAGAAGAAAGCTGCAGCTAATTTGAAGAATGAAGATGATAACCATGTGCCCGATGCACAAAGTAGAAAAGAAGTGCTTCAGAAATGTAATGATGAGAGTGGAGCTGGCATTGATAACAATAGCTCAAGTAGCAATCCTTTCACAAGAAGTAAAGATACCCTATATAAGAAAATCACAGTTAACcagaaggaagaagaaaagagagatgTGCATAAAGTAGAATTTTTACTAGGAGATTTTGAGATACTTAACCATGCCACTAGCTCGAATAATGGTCCATTGACAAGAAGTAGAGCTCAAAAACAAGTTTAA